In Aegilops tauschii subsp. strangulata cultivar AL8/78 chromosome 3, Aet v6.0, whole genome shotgun sequence, one genomic interval encodes:
- the LOC109746987 gene encoding uncharacterized protein — protein sequence MHQTRSSSFFLLSSTTIQSKSSSSDMAFHQRSTSLPSRPHVSETEVELELQSLEASISSSNSISMMCDGLRTLANIYDGLEEIICLPSNQVCSSQQRSMLDGEMDGSLELLDLCSAMQEIFVEMKAIIQELQVALRKGDDAATQVKIQSYTRLVKKSKNLFKKTAKKAPADCSMVMLLAKAREIALSLLESTLHLLSKQIEMPKQSLVSKAFHKKKAAVCKEDQLLGLECSIGDLESGAGHLFRKLVQSRVSLLNILSS from the coding sequence ATGCATCAAACTAGAAGCTcttctttcttcctcctctcttcgaCCACAATACAGAGCAAATCTTCAAGCTCAGACATGGCTTTCCACCAAAGATCGACAAGTTTGCCTTCTAGGCCTCACGTCAGTGAGACCGAAGTCGAGCTAGAGCTTCAGAGCCTAGAAGCAAGCATCTCTTCCTCTAATTCCATCAGCATGATGTGCGATGGTCTCAGGACTCTTGCAAACATCTACGATGGTCTTGAAGAAATCATCTGCCTACCAAGCAACCAAGTTTGCTCCTCCCAGCAGAGGAGCATGTTGGATGGAGAAATGGACGGTTCTCTTGAGCTGCTAGATCTCTGCAGCGCCATGCAAGAGATCTTTGTCGAGATGAAGGCCATCATCCAAGAGCTGCAAGTGGCTCTAAGGAAAGGTGATGACGCAGCTACTCAGGTCAAGATCCAATCCTACACCCGCTTGGTGAAGAAGTCGAAGAATCTTTTCAAGAAGACCGCGAAGAAGGCTCCTGCAGATTGTAGCATGGTCATGCTGTTGGCCAAGGCTAGAGAGATCGCTTTGTCTCTACTGGAGTCCACACTCCATCTCTTGTCGAAGCAAATCGAAATGCCTAAACAGTCTCTTGTTTCCAAGGCATTTCACAAGAAGAAGGCAGCTGTTTGCAAGGAGGATCAATTGTTGGGGCTAGAGTGCAGTATCGGAGATCTCGAGAGTGGAGCAGGACATCTGTTCAGAAAATTAGTCCAGAGCAGAGTTTCCCTACTCAACATCCTTAGCTCATAG